The following coding sequences lie in one Oncorhynchus kisutch isolate 150728-3 linkage group LG27, Okis_V2, whole genome shotgun sequence genomic window:
- the zgc:153913 gene encoding carboxypeptidase N subunit 2 translates to MWKDIGSMLWLMLHLSYQGNTSDINCPPRCQCFTPTKVMCSEESMRSMPMNISTQVKELVIMTTGMTHLGSITMQYSRHLTKLVFFNNLLQDVSTMAFDRLTGLEELEISGNSWLDCLNPGTFSKQRNLTKLLLNFNRFKSLNDGLFSSLQKLRTLQLKGNIISHLPRQLFQNLSIHTLDLSLNMLTGVDNELLSGLSQLESLKLGYNMINVLLPDTFHNISHVKELCLQGNQISYLPQGVFSHLQKLEELNLRSNLITNVSSGTFPVGLKELDLKGNRLVQLSPDSFGHLTSLTHLFLSMNQLTNLPEDVFQNLTGLQNLDLSENQLTSLPGTIFQDLTKIEIVHLQNNNLSSLEAMLFEDQAFLEQLYLSENNLQTLPQGFFDAFLHENVMRLRRNPWSCDCHMLYLYDYVSEHGHLVEDLSNVYCKGPEPLRGQGLVSLERDQLVCPGNFSSIAKATPFQGLEEKPNPSKCTVQFINDNMTIKCKVTKCSPLRLMVHFKEGDGTTSEYIMKKDWAESSQCSNGTITLTV, encoded by the coding sequence ATGTGGAAAGACATTGGTTCCATGTTATGGCTGATGCTCCACCTCTCTTACCAAGGGAACACTTCCGACATAAATTGTCCTCCCAGATGCCAGTGTTTCACGCCGACTAAGGTGATGTGTTCTGAGGAGAGCATGAGAAGCATGCCCATGAACATCTCCACACAGGTGAAGGAGTTGGTCATTATGACGACGGGAATGACGCACCTGGGCTCGATCACGATGCAGTACAGCCGCCATCTCACCAAGCTGGTCTTCTTCAACAATTTGCTGCAGGATGTCTCCACCATGGCCTTTGATCGCTTGACCGGGCTCGAGGAGCTGGAGATCAGCGGCAACTCTTGGCTGGATTGTTTGAACCCAGGTACTTTCAGCAAACAGAGAAACCTCACCAAACTTTTGCTCAACTTCAACAGGTTCAAGTCACTGAATGACGGCCTCTTCAGTTCGCTTCAGAAGCTGAGGACTCTTCAGCTGAAGGGCAACATCATCTCCCATCTGCCCAGGCAGCTCTTCCAGAACCTGAGTATTCACACTCTTGACCTGTCCCTGAACATGCTCACAGGGGTGGACAATGAGCTCCTCAGCGGCTTGTCCCAGCTAGAGTCCCTCAAACTGGGCTACAATATGATCAATGTCCTCTTGCCCGACACTTTCCACAACATCTCCCACGTGAAAGAGCTTTGCCTGCAGGGAAACCAGATATCTTACCTCCCTCAGGGTGTCTTTTCACATTTACAGAAACTAGAGGAGCTGAACCTTCGCAGCAACTTGATCACAAATGTGAGCTCTGGAACCTTTCCCGTTGGCTTGAAAGAGCTGGATCTCAAAGGCAACAGGCTGGTTCAGCTTTCGCCTGACTCATTCGGCCATCTAACCAGTCTCACACACCTGTTTCTGTCAATGAACCAGCTCACTAACCTTCCAGAGGATGTCTTTCAGAACCTGACGGgcctgcaaaacctggacctctCGGAGAACCAGCTCACATCGCTGCCGGGAACTATCTTCCAAGATCTCACAAAGATTGAAATCGTACACCTGCAGAATAAcaacctgagctctctggaggcCATGCTGTTTGAGGACCAGGCCTTCTTAGAGCAGCTGTACCTCTCAGAGAACAACCTCCAGACCCTTCCTCAGGGCTTCTTTGATGCGTTCTTACACGAGAACGTGATGAGACTGCGCAGGAACCCCTGGAGCTGCGACTGCCACATGTTATATCTGTATGACTATGTGTCGGAGCACGGTCACTTGGTGGAGGACCTGAGTAATGTGTATTGTAAAGGCCCTGAGCCTTtgagaggacagggtctggtcTCCTTAGAGAGGGACCAGCTGGTGTGTCCAGGTAATTTCTCTTCTATAGCCAAAGCCACCCCCTTCCAAGGCTTGGAAGAGAAACCAAACCCTAGCAAGTGTACTGTCCAGTTCATCAACGACAACATGACTATCAAGTGCAAAGTGACTAAATGTTCCCCATTGAGACTTATGGTGCATTTCAAAGAAGGGGACGGCACCACGTCTGAGTACATTATGAAAAAGGACTGGGCAGAATCTTCACAGTGTAGCAATGGGACTATAACTCTCACTGTGTGA
- the cldn1 gene encoding claudin-1 yields the protein MANAGIQLLGFVLSFLGFIGLIASTSMAEWKLSSYAGDNIITAQAMYEGLWKSCVSQSTGQIQCKVYDSLLQLTGMVQGTRGLMVGAILLAGIAILVAMVGMKCTTCLAEDQEKKDKVALTGGIVIIIAGLCALVGTSWYGNRIAKEFYDPFTPTNSRYEFGKALFVGWGSACFTIIGGAFLCCNCSSEGSGKSSRYPPNRSAAPPGRDYV from the exons ATGGCAAACGCGGGGATACAGCTCCTTGGATTCGTCTTGTCTTTTCTTGGCTTCATCGGGTTGATAGCATCCACGAGCATGGCCGAGTGGAAACTGTCATCCTATGCTGGGGACAACATCATAACAGCGCAAGCCATGTACGAGGGGCTTTGGAAGTCTTGTGTGTCACAGAGCACTGGTCAAATCCAGTGTAAAGTGTACGATTCACTGCTCCAATTAACGG GGATGGTGCAGGGCACACGAGGTCTCATGGTGGGTGCCATCCTGTTGGCTGGCATTGCGATCCTGGTGGCTATGGTGGGCATGAAGTGTACCACCTGTCTGGCTGAGGACCAGGAGAAGAAGGACAAAGTTGCCCTGACTGGAGGAATCGTCATCATTATCGCAG GTCTGTGTGCTCTGGTGGGGACTTCCTGGTACGGGAACAGAATAGCAAAGGAATTCTACGACCCCTTCACTCCTACAAATTCCAG GTATGAGTTTGGCAAGGCCCTGTTCGTAGGTTGGGGCTCTGCTTGCTTCACCATCATAGGTGGAGCCTTCCTCTGTTGCAACTGCTCCAGTGAAGGCTCAGGAAAGTCCTCCCGCTACCCCCCGAACCGCTCCGCTGCCCCACCAGGCAGAGACTACGTCTAG